A region of Zeugodacus cucurbitae isolate PBARC_wt_2022May chromosome 5, idZeuCucr1.2, whole genome shotgun sequence DNA encodes the following proteins:
- the LOC105220133 gene encoding structural maintenance of chromosomes protein 3, whose amino-acid sequence MHIKQIIIQGFKSYKDQTVVEPFDKRHNVVVGRNGSGKSNFFYAIQFVLSDEFTHLRPEQRQALLHEGTGARVISAYVEIIFDNSDNRVPIDKEEIYLRRVIGSKKDQYFLNKKVVPRTEVVNLLESAGFSNSNPYYIVKQGKINQMATAADSYRLKLLREVAGTRVYDERKEESLNILRETEGKLEKISEYLRTIEERLKTLEEEKEELKEYQKWDKARRMLEYIIHETELKETKKALDDLNEQKKSSVDKKKSYNIEIQKAQENIKEIQKRLKDAKKDVTSTKEERSVLLTEQQQLLREKTKLDLIIIDLNDEVQGDNKSKERADLELKKLKITIAEKERELDDVKPKYEAMKRKEEECSRELSLKEQKRNELYAKQGRGSQFSSREERDKWILNELKSLSKQIRDKINHNAKLMEDLKRDSNAEADLNRKIEEHSNELEQLRLQIDDHNKKYYELKKTKDHFQAMRNELWRKETQMTQQLQTHKEELSKTDQALRSMAGKPILNGRDSVRKVLDNFLERGSPYAEIAKSYYGPVIENFSCDKTIYTAVEVTAGNRLFHHIVESDKVGTQILKEMNKLKLPGEVTFMPLNRLQVKIHDYPDDPDSIPMLSKLKYDEQHDKALRYIFGKTLICRNLERATELAKSTGLDCVTLDGDQVSSKGSLTGGYFNTSRSRLEIQKKRSEYTQQTRDFEKELNKLRNEIKQTENSINSVVSEMQKTETKQGKTKDIFEKLQGEIRLMKEELLRIEKYRSTRERSATQCKASLEAMNSTKSGLEAELKQELLSSLSVQDQREIDQLNDDIRKLNQENKEAFTQRMQLEVVKNKLDNLLTNNLFRRRDELITALQEISVEDRKRKLLNCKNDLISAEKRIKKVNLDLEDIEKRVQQAVHLQKTLQHELENCMRKEKEAEEKINEDAKKMEKWTSKEILLNQKLDECAEKIASLGALPQVDGVYSKMSLKSLFKELEKANQHLKKYNHVNKKALDQFLSFSEQKEKLYKRKDELDIGDQKIRELMNTLEMQKVEAIQFTFKQVAQNFTKVFKKLVPQGAGYLILKTKDSDDEKDDKEVANSDAFTGIGIRVSFTGVDAEMREMNQLSGGQKSLVALALIFAIQKCDPAPFYLFDEIDQALDAQHRKAVADMIHELSDQAQFITTTFRPELLENAHKFYGVRFRNKVSHIDCVTKEQAKDFVEDDNTHA is encoded by the exons atagACAAGGAAGAAATATATCTACGAAGAGTGATTGGTTCTAAAAAGGATCAGtactttttaaacaaaaaagtagTTCCGAGAACAGAAGTTGTAAACTTATTAGAATCTGCTGGATTTTCAAACTCTAATCCATACTATATTGTCAAGCAAGGAAAAATCAATCAAATGGCTACTGCAGCTGATTCATAtagattaaaattattgcgtGAAGTTGCTGGCACTCGAGTATACGACGAACGGAAAGAAGAATCGCTCAATATCTTGCGTGAAACAGAAGGAAAGCTTGAAAAAATTTCAGAGTATCTCAGGACTATTGAGGAACGATTAAAAACATTAGAAGAAGAAAAGGAAGAGTTGAAGGAATATCAAAAATGGGATAAGGCAAGGCGAATGCTGGAGTATATAATACACGAAACAGAATTAAAGGAAACCAAAAAGGCATTAGATGATTTAAATGAACAAAAGAAATCATCTGTCGAcaagaaaaaaagttataacATTGAAATTCAGAAGGCTCAAGAAAATATAAAGGAGATTCAGAAACGTTTAAAAGACGCAAAAAAAGACGTTACATCAACGAAAGAAGAACGATCTGTATTGTTAACAGAACAGCAGCAACTACTCCGTGAAAAAACAAAGCTTGATCTTATTATAATTGATCTTAATGATGAAGTTCAAGGAGACAATAAATCGAAAGAAAGAGCTGATCtagagttaaaaaaattaaaaattactattgcCGAAAAAGAGAGAGAGTTGGATGATGTTAAACCGAAATATGAGGCTATGAAGCGTAAAGAGGAAGAATGTTCGCGAGAGCTTTCCCTTAAGGAACAGAAAAGAAACGAGTTATATGCCAAACAAGGCCGGGGGTCCCAATTTTCTTCAAGAGAAGAACGAGACAAATGGATTTTAAATGAGTTAAAATCTCTAAGTAAACAAATAAGAGATAAAATTAATCACAACGCAAAATTAATGGAAGATTTAAAAAGGGATAGCAATGCTGAAGCAGATCTTAATAGAAAAATTGAAGAGCATTCTAATGAACTTGAACAACTACGACTTCAAATAGATGATCACAATAAGAAATACTATGAATTGAAGAAAACAAAAGATCATTTTCAGGCAATGAGAAATGAATTATGGAGGAAAGAAACTCAAATGacgcaacaactacaaacacatAAAGAAGAACTATCTAAAACCGATCAGGCACTTAGAAGTATGGCAGGTAAACCAATACTAAACGGTCGAGATTCCGTTCGCAAAGTGTTGGATAATTTTTTGGAGCGTGGTTCTCCTTATGCTGAAATTGCAAAATCTTATTATGGACCTGTTATTGAAAACTTCAGTTGTGATAAGACTATATATACAGCTGTTGAAGTTACCGCGGGAAATAGACTATTTCATCATATTGTTGAGTCTGACAAAGTTGGAactcaaattttaaaagaaatgaatAAACTTAAACTACCAGGGGAAGTTACATTTATGCCTCTCAATCGATTGCAAGTGAAAATTCATGATTATCCTGATGATCCAGATTCCATTCCTATGCTCTCAAAGCTTAAATATGACGAACAACATGACAAAGCATTGAGATATATATTTGGGAAAACTTTAATATGCAGAAATTTGGAAAGAGCTACGGAATTAGCTAAAAGCACTGGATTGGATTGTGTCACTTTAGATGGCGATCAGGTATCATCCAAAGGATCTCTAACAGGTGGCTATTTTAATACATCTCGATCACGccttgaaatacaaaaaaaacggtCCGAATATACACAACAAACAAGAGATTTTGAAAAAGAGTTAAATAAACTTAGAAACGAGATCAAACAAACTGAAAATAGCATAAATTCAGTTGTTTCGGAAATGCAAAAAACGGAAACAAAACAAGGAAAAACcaaagatatttttgaaaaacttcaaGGCGAAATTCGTTTGATGAAAGAAGAATTATTGAGGATTGAAAAATATAGATCAACCAGAGAGAGATCGGCTACTCAATGTAAAGCTAGTCTAGAAGCAATGAATAGCACAAAGTCTGGATTGGAAGCTGAACTTAAGCAAGAACTTTTATCTAGTTTGTCGGTACAAGATCAGCGAGAAATAGATCAACTTAATGATGATATTAGAAAATTGAATCAAGAAAATAAAGAGGCTTTCACTCAAAGAATGCAGTTAgaagttgtaaaaaataagcTGGACAATCTTTTAACTAATAATCTATTTCGAAGACGAGATGAATTAATTACAGCACTTCAAGAAATATCTGTCGAAGATCGAAAACGAAAACTTTTGAATTGCAAAAATGATTTAATATCTGCAGAAAAAAGGATTAAGAAAGTCAATTTAGATCTGGAAGACATTGAAAAAAG agtTCAACAAGCTGTTCATCTTCAAAAGACACTTCAACATGAGCTGGAAAATTGTATGCGGAAAGAAAAAGAAGCAGAGGAAAAAATTAATGAGGATGCgaagaaaatggaaaaatggACGTCGAAAGAAATTTTACTCAATCAAAAACTTGATGAATGTGCAGAAAAAATTGCTAGCTTAGGAGCTTTACCCCAAGTTGATGGTGTTTATAGCAAAATGTCATTGAAGTCCCTGTTTAAGGAGCTTGAAAAGGCAAACCAgcatcttaaaaaatataaccacgtaaacaaaaaagctttagATCAATTTCTGAGTTTTTCAGAGCAAaaggaaaaattatataaacgaAAAGATGAATTGGATATTGGAGATCAAAAGATACGTGAACTAATGAACACGCTTGAAATGCAAAAAGTTGAAGCCATTCAATTTACTTTTAAGCAAGTTGcacaaaattttactaaagTATTTAAGAAATTGGTACCACAAGGGGCAGGTTACTTGATACTGAAAACTAAGGACAGTGACGATGAAAAAGATGACAAAGAAGTTGCGAATTCTGATGCATTTACTGGAATTGGGATTCGAGTGTCTTTCACAGGAGTCGACGCAGAAATGCGTGAAATGAACCAACTATCTGGAGGTCAAAAATCTTTAGTTGCACTGgcattaatttttgcaattcaaAAATGTGATCCAGCacctttttatttgtttgatgaAATTGATCAA GCGCTTGATGCTCAACATAGAAAAGCTGTCGCGGATATGATACATGAATTAAGTGACCAGGCTCAGTTCATAACTACGACATTTAGACCAGAGTTACTTGAAAACGCTCATAAGTTTTATGGAGTTCGATTTAGAAACAAGGTTAGCCATATTGATTGCGTCACCAAGGAGCAAGCGAAAGATTTTGTAGAGGATGATAATACACATGCatag